In one window of Paraburkholderia phymatum STM815 DNA:
- a CDS encoding PRC-barrel domain-containing protein, whose product MTTLDPKMNQAGTGAGIVGGGVGEGPGPEVMAAATLDGNKVISSDGEHVGKISDIMLDVRSGRIAYAVLSEGGFLGMGSNLHAIPWSALTLDTDEKVFRVDITAQRIKDEPGFDKDHWPSMADETWGTQMHQYYNRDPYWMSSSVDPDVTRGREL is encoded by the coding sequence ATGACCACACTTGACCCGAAAATGAACCAGGCAGGTACCGGCGCAGGGATCGTCGGCGGTGGCGTGGGCGAAGGTCCGGGGCCTGAAGTGATGGCCGCGGCAACGCTGGATGGCAACAAGGTCATCTCGTCGGATGGAGAACATGTCGGCAAGATTTCGGACATCATGCTCGACGTGCGCAGCGGACGCATCGCGTATGCAGTGCTGTCCGAGGGCGGCTTCCTCGGCATGGGCAGCAATCTGCACGCGATCCCGTGGAGCGCGTTGACACTCGATACCGACGAGAAGGTGTTCCGCGTCGATATCACTGCGCAACGTATCAAGGACGAACCGGGCTTCGACAAGGATCACTGGCCATCCATGGCCGATGAGACCTGGGGTACGCAGATGCATCAGTACTACAACCGCGACCCGTACTGGATGTCGAGTTCGGTCGATCCCGACGTCACGCGCGGCCGGGAGCTCTGA
- a CDS encoding IclR family transcriptional regulator, whose amino-acid sequence MNQSSTRPVAGDAAKEKDGSGDEVTALARGLTVLRRIAAADAPLSNRELTELTGIPKPTVSRITATLVSAGFLFRLPDSERFVLTSSVLELSNGFLRNFDIRARSRPFLIELAERTSLSVHLAVRDRLDMVVIDAIKPRSAVLVSRLDVGSRMDLSRTAVGRAYLAALAETDRQSLLTGLQAAAGDDWGSISARLDAALRETTAQGFAIATGEWYEGLNAIAAGFIGPSGERYAVNCGGSAHQCPRDWLIARAAPALLQTIDKIVHEIGGTPGRRLDT is encoded by the coding sequence ATGAACCAGTCATCGACGCGCCCCGTCGCCGGCGATGCCGCGAAGGAAAAGGACGGCTCGGGCGACGAAGTCACCGCGCTCGCCCGCGGCCTGACGGTACTGCGAAGGATAGCGGCCGCCGACGCCCCGCTGTCCAACCGCGAGCTGACCGAACTGACGGGCATTCCGAAGCCGACCGTCTCCCGCATCACCGCGACCCTGGTCAGCGCCGGGTTCCTGTTCCGTTTGCCCGACAGCGAGCGCTTCGTGCTTACGTCGTCGGTGCTGGAACTGAGCAACGGCTTTCTGCGCAACTTCGACATACGCGCGCGCTCGCGCCCCTTTCTGATCGAACTGGCCGAACGCACGTCATTGTCCGTGCATCTTGCCGTGCGCGACCGGCTCGACATGGTCGTCATCGACGCCATCAAGCCGCGCTCCGCCGTGCTGGTGTCGCGCCTCGACGTCGGCTCGCGGATGGATCTGAGCCGCACAGCCGTCGGCCGCGCGTATCTCGCTGCGCTCGCCGAAACGGACCGGCAAAGCCTGCTGACGGGCCTGCAGGCAGCAGCGGGCGACGACTGGGGAAGCATCAGCGCCCGGCTCGACGCCGCGCTGCGCGAGACGACGGCACAAGGCTTCGCCATCGCGACGGGCGAATGGTACGAAGGGCTCAATGCGATCGCAGCCGGCTTCATCGGGCCTTCTGGCGAGCGCTACGCGGTCAACTGCGGCGGCTCGGCGCATCAGTGTCCGCGCGACTGGCTCATAGCGCGGGCGGCGCCCGCATTGCTCCAGACCATCGACAAGATCGTCCACGAGATCGGCGGGACACCTGGACGCCGGCTCGACACCTGA
- a CDS encoding ammonium transporter yields the protein MDNLKTGTDTLFLLLGAAMVLAMHAGFAFLELGTVRKKNQVNALVKILVDFSVSTLAYFFIGYTIAYGVQFYGSAETLSQHNGYALVRFFFLLTFAAAIPAIVSGGIAERSKFNPQLFATFVLVGFIYPFFEGIAWNERFGIQAWIAQTFGAPFHDFAGSVVVHAFGGWVALPAVMLLGARHGRYTRDGRIAAHPPSNIPFLALGAWVLAVGWFGFNVMSAQTIDKISGLVAVNSLMAMVGGTLTAWLAGRNDPGFTYNGPLAGLVAVCAGSDLMHPLGALVTGAVAGGLFVYMFTTVQNRWRIDDVLGVWPLHGLCGAWGGIAAGIFGQHALGGLGGVSLTAQLVGTLGGIVFATLGGTIVYGAIRLTVGLRIDQENEYNGADLSIHKITSTPERETVG from the coding sequence ATGGACAATCTAAAAACGGGCACCGATACTCTCTTCCTTCTACTCGGCGCGGCGATGGTGCTAGCCATGCATGCGGGGTTCGCGTTTCTCGAACTCGGCACGGTGCGCAAAAAGAATCAGGTCAACGCACTCGTGAAGATACTGGTCGACTTTTCGGTGTCGACCCTCGCCTACTTCTTCATCGGCTACACCATAGCCTACGGCGTGCAGTTCTACGGCAGCGCGGAGACGCTCTCCCAGCACAACGGCTATGCGCTCGTGCGCTTCTTCTTCCTGCTGACCTTCGCGGCGGCCATCCCCGCGATCGTCTCGGGCGGCATCGCGGAGCGCTCGAAGTTCAATCCGCAGCTCTTCGCGACCTTCGTGCTGGTCGGCTTCATCTATCCGTTCTTCGAAGGCATCGCGTGGAACGAGCGCTTCGGCATCCAGGCGTGGATCGCACAGACGTTCGGCGCGCCGTTTCATGACTTCGCCGGCTCCGTCGTGGTGCACGCGTTCGGCGGCTGGGTTGCGCTGCCTGCCGTCATGCTGCTCGGCGCGCGCCACGGCCGCTATACGCGCGACGGACGCATCGCCGCCCATCCGCCGTCGAACATTCCGTTCCTCGCGCTCGGCGCGTGGGTGCTGGCCGTCGGCTGGTTCGGCTTCAACGTGATGAGCGCGCAGACGATCGACAAGATCAGCGGGCTCGTCGCCGTCAACTCGCTGATGGCAATGGTCGGCGGCACGCTGACCGCGTGGCTCGCCGGCCGCAACGACCCGGGCTTCACCTACAACGGTCCGCTAGCCGGACTCGTGGCCGTGTGCGCCGGCTCCGACCTGATGCATCCGCTCGGCGCGCTGGTGACGGGCGCCGTCGCGGGCGGGCTGTTCGTGTACATGTTCACGACCGTGCAGAACCGCTGGCGCATCGACGACGTGCTCGGCGTCTGGCCGCTGCATGGCCTGTGCGGCGCGTGGGGCGGCATCGCGGCGGGTATCTTCGGCCAGCACGCGCTGGGCGGTCTCGGCGGCGTGTCGCTCACGGCGCAGCTGGTCGGCACGCTCGGCGGCATCGTGTTCGCGACGCTCGGTGGCACGATCGTCTACGGCGCGATCCGGCTGACGGTCGGCCTGCGCATCGACCAGGAAAACGAATACAACGGCGCCGACCTGTCGATCCACAAGATCACGTCGACGCCGGAGCGCGAAACGGTCGGCTGA
- a CDS encoding MdtA/MuxA family multidrug efflux RND transporter periplasmic adaptor subunit: protein MDEQKKQPESSRHTEPASPSPGREPGPGAVKRHRGRTIALIVAVMLFAGFVLLRWHPWNASADGASAAAAGASGVQAGRAGRRGSGPGGGMNQPQPVHVAAATQGEMPVVLNALGTVTPLANVTVRTQLSGTLQTVAFQEGQMVKRGDLLAQVDPRPYQISLANAEGTLAKDIALLQTARLDLKRYQTLLSQDSIASQQVDTQASLVKQYEGQVKADQANIDTFKLDLTYARITAPVSGRVGLRQVDAGNYVTPSDTNGVVVITQLQPISVIFTTSEDNLPAILKQLRTGQKMSVTAYDRSNTTSLEAGYLETLDNQIDTTTGTVKLRATFQNNSGLLFPNQFVNTRLLVNVVKDAVIVPTSSVLNGSMGAFVYVVKPDNTVTVRKVKVGPVDGERTSIASGLQVGERVVTDGSDRLKEGAKITIPADRPRGASGASGAHAASGAPPAANANGASGARRHRHASQTSAE, encoded by the coding sequence ATGGACGAACAAAAAAAGCAGCCTGAATCATCACGCCACACCGAACCCGCCAGCCCGTCTCCCGGGCGCGAACCGGGGCCTGGTGCCGTCAAGCGCCATCGCGGACGTACGATCGCGTTGATCGTCGCCGTCATGCTGTTCGCGGGCTTCGTGCTGCTGCGCTGGCATCCGTGGAACGCAAGCGCGGACGGCGCGAGCGCGGCGGCGGCGGGCGCAAGCGGCGTACAGGCGGGACGCGCCGGACGACGTGGCAGCGGGCCCGGCGGCGGCATGAACCAGCCGCAACCCGTACACGTGGCGGCCGCGACGCAAGGCGAAATGCCCGTCGTGCTGAACGCGCTCGGAACCGTCACCCCGCTCGCCAACGTCACCGTACGCACGCAGTTGTCGGGCACGCTGCAGACGGTCGCGTTTCAGGAAGGCCAGATGGTCAAGCGCGGCGATCTGCTTGCGCAGGTCGACCCACGTCCGTATCAGATCAGTCTTGCGAATGCCGAAGGCACGCTCGCCAAGGACATCGCGCTGCTGCAAACTGCCCGTCTCGATCTGAAGCGCTATCAGACGCTCCTCTCGCAAGACTCAATCGCGAGCCAGCAGGTCGATACGCAGGCGTCGCTCGTCAAGCAGTACGAAGGCCAGGTCAAGGCTGACCAGGCGAATATCGACACCTTCAAACTCGATCTCACCTACGCGCGCATCACGGCGCCCGTATCGGGCCGCGTCGGTCTGCGTCAGGTCGATGCCGGCAACTACGTGACGCCGAGCGATACGAACGGCGTCGTCGTGATCACGCAGTTGCAACCGATCAGCGTTATCTTCACCACTTCCGAAGACAACCTGCCCGCCATCCTCAAGCAGTTGCGCACGGGCCAGAAGATGTCGGTGACGGCCTACGACCGCAGCAACACGACCTCGCTCGAAGCGGGCTATCTGGAAACGCTGGACAACCAGATCGACACGACGACGGGCACCGTAAAGCTACGCGCCACGTTTCAGAACAACAGCGGGCTGCTGTTCCCGAATCAGTTCGTCAATACGCGCCTGCTCGTGAACGTGGTGAAGGACGCGGTGATCGTGCCGACCTCGTCGGTGCTGAACGGCTCGATGGGTGCGTTCGTGTACGTCGTGAAGCCTGACAACACGGTGACGGTGCGCAAGGTCAAGGTCGGCCCCGTCGACGGCGAGCGCACCAGCATCGCGTCGGGTCTGCAGGTCGGTGAGCGCGTCGTGACCGACGGCTCGGACCGGCTGAAGGAAGGCGCAAAGATCACGATTCCCGCCGACCGTCCGCGCGGCGCGTCGGGTGCCTCGGGTGCGCACGCGGCATCGGGTGCTCCTCCCGCGGCGAACGCTAACGGCGCATCGGGCGCGCGGCGTCATCGACACGCGTCGCAGACGTCGGCGGAATAA
- a CDS encoding CHAD domain-containing protein: MKDDDRTHEIAALGDGAQAESTFAALAAPLVDEALAQNASIHAEASPESLHQLRVALRRLRSLWWAYRPLLDKTENTRQRALYRFLADAAGRTRDWDILLELLTNAKDESGASSYLHEVPASLHEARERALATSRETLINADIRSVLHDALARTSKELNTAPERHALQKFAAARVRVAEKALRKRMRKASRAKRADDESLHDVRKSGKRVRYLIEFFGPALAGTSHEHTLKHLKNMQQCFGELNDVIASVALLRENMHLFASEEEAHEALTFLKRRRKQRQREAVRLLKKA, encoded by the coding sequence ATGAAAGACGACGATCGCACGCACGAAATCGCCGCACTGGGCGATGGGGCGCAAGCGGAATCGACGTTCGCCGCGCTCGCGGCGCCGCTCGTCGACGAAGCGCTCGCTCAGAATGCATCCATCCACGCCGAGGCGTCTCCCGAATCCCTGCACCAGTTACGCGTCGCGCTGCGGCGTCTGCGCTCGCTGTGGTGGGCGTACCGGCCGCTGCTCGACAAGACCGAAAACACACGTCAGCGCGCGCTGTATCGTTTTCTCGCCGACGCCGCCGGGCGCACACGCGACTGGGACATTCTGCTCGAACTGCTGACAAACGCAAAAGATGAATCGGGCGCAAGCAGTTATCTGCACGAGGTGCCCGCCAGCCTGCACGAAGCACGCGAGCGCGCTCTCGCCACGAGCCGCGAAACGCTGATCAATGCTGACATCCGCAGCGTGCTGCACGACGCGCTTGCGAGGACATCGAAGGAACTGAACACCGCGCCCGAGCGGCATGCATTGCAGAAGTTCGCCGCCGCGCGCGTACGCGTCGCTGAAAAAGCGCTGCGCAAGCGCATGCGCAAGGCGTCGCGCGCAAAACGCGCCGATGATGAATCGCTGCATGACGTGCGCAAATCCGGCAAACGGGTGCGCTATCTGATCGAATTCTTCGGTCCTGCGCTCGCCGGCACCTCGCATGAACACACGCTCAAGCATCTCAAGAATATGCAGCAGTGCTTCGGCGAACTCAACGACGTGATCGCCAGCGTTGCGCTGCTGCGCGAAAACATGCACCTGTTCGCCAGCGAGGAAGAAGCGCACGAGGCGCTCACGTTTCTGAAAAGGCGTCGCAAACAGCGTCAGCGGGAGGCCGTCCGTCTGCTGAAAAAAGCTTAG
- the crcB gene encoding fluoride efflux transporter CrcB has product MYLSILAVGIGGALGSLFRWFLGLRLNALFPALPLGTLASNVIAGYIIGAAVAYFGRNPQIAPEWRLFIITGLMGGLSTFSTFSAEVVQHLQQGRLNWAAGEIAIHVTASVIATVLGITTVAVVTR; this is encoded by the coding sequence ATGTATCTGTCCATCCTTGCCGTCGGCATCGGCGGCGCGCTCGGTTCGCTGTTCCGCTGGTTTCTCGGTCTGCGCCTCAATGCATTGTTCCCGGCGCTGCCGCTCGGCACGCTCGCATCCAATGTGATCGCCGGCTACATCATCGGCGCGGCGGTCGCGTACTTCGGGCGCAATCCGCAGATCGCGCCCGAATGGCGCCTCTTCATTATCACGGGCCTGATGGGCGGCCTGTCGACGTTCTCTACCTTTTCCGCCGAAGTCGTCCAGCATCTGCAGCAAGGCCGGCTCAACTGGGCGGCGGGCGAGATCGCGATTCACGTGACGGCCTCGGTGATCGCGACGGTACTCGGCATCACGACGGTCGCCGTTGTGACGCGCTGA